The following coding sequences are from one bacterium window:
- a CDS encoding DUF1203 domain-containing protein, translated as MKAIGEKSALCCETPTHFGANLQLAIVDGSIRSDGSNLEEQIERFFSDERILYLNLHNAKPGCFSRRVDRAD; from the coding sequence ATGAAAGCAATCGGTGAAAAGAGTGCCCTATGTTGTGAGACACCGACTCATTTCGGTGCAAATCTACAACTCGCAATCGTTGATGGTAGCATCAGAAGTGATGGGAGCAACCTTGAAGAGCAGATAGAACGCTTTTTTTCTGATGAGCGGATTCTTTACTTGAATTTGCACAACGCGAAACCGGGATGTTTTAGCCGCAGAGTCGACCGCGCCGATTAG
- a CDS encoding ABC transporter substrate-binding protein: MKGFRQRYNDSAMRVLIIVLFLVGGLFSASCKEQTPAPPANTKPLLIQMSSYPATLDPQISFEVESSYVLGNIFNSLVEFDSEFRLSPGLARRWTNPDDHTWRFYLNDQAYFSDGSRLKASDVKFSIERLKSLKHSDLRGFAEHIREINVINNQTIDIKTDTPFSILNNLVFLPILSEQHVKAVGDKIGEKPLGTGPYKLVSREINKKLTLTLNEHYKPKPDIEQVEFVITGNIDRILNEILERKPDITLTLPLRRIEEFQKVKPADLELLRSKGITVEYLIFNLKPSIPGFEKNPLLDINLRKALAHGIDRNEIIHSIFSGFGRPATQLVAPEVFGYDAKVHPPDFNPSEAKRLIREGGYEGLELPIHTLEGGSYRFENSIIRQWNRIGIKASVRTWKDQTEMNEALNSGEFVMSFTGYVCTSGDAGELLTFGLHTRTDPGSYGKGNYGHYSNAEVDRIIQENLRVLDVKTRLEMIQRVMRIVNSEIPNVPILVYDDAYVVSKRIQWTPPVSGELIIRTIRYRSSSS; this comes from the coding sequence GTGAAAGGTTTCCGCCAAAGATACAATGATTCCGCAATGCGCGTGCTGATCATTGTTCTTTTCTTAGTCGGTGGATTGTTCTCAGCATCATGTAAGGAACAAACGCCGGCTCCACCCGCAAATACAAAGCCATTGCTGATTCAAATGAGCTCGTATCCGGCAACGCTTGATCCCCAAATTTCCTTTGAAGTGGAAAGCAGCTACGTCCTGGGAAACATCTTTAACTCGCTTGTAGAATTTGACTCCGAGTTTCGTCTTTCGCCGGGACTGGCCAGGCGCTGGACCAATCCGGATGATCACACGTGGCGTTTTTACCTCAACGACCAGGCCTACTTCTCGGATGGAAGTCGTTTAAAAGCTTCTGATGTGAAATTCAGCATTGAACGACTGAAGTCGTTAAAACATTCAGATCTGCGAGGTTTCGCCGAACACATCCGTGAAATCAACGTTATCAACAATCAAACCATTGATATCAAAACGGATACCCCCTTCAGTATCCTCAACAACCTCGTCTTCCTACCAATCCTTTCCGAGCAACACGTGAAGGCTGTCGGTGACAAAATTGGTGAAAAACCTCTGGGCACGGGACCTTACAAGCTCGTATCGCGCGAAATCAACAAAAAGTTGACGCTCACACTGAACGAACATTACAAGCCAAAACCGGACATTGAGCAGGTAGAGTTTGTCATCACCGGAAACATAGATCGCATCTTGAACGAAATTCTTGAACGCAAGCCGGACATTACACTGACACTCCCTCTGAGAAGAATTGAAGAGTTTCAAAAAGTAAAGCCGGCCGATCTTGAATTGTTGCGATCCAAAGGGATCACAGTTGAATATTTGATTTTCAATTTGAAACCCTCCATCCCCGGTTTTGAAAAGAATCCATTGCTCGATATCAACCTGCGTAAGGCGCTTGCTCATGGCATCGATCGAAATGAAATCATTCATTCAATTTTTTCGGGGTTTGGCAGGCCTGCCACTCAGCTTGTTGCCCCTGAAGTCTTTGGGTACGACGCAAAGGTGCATCCACCGGATTTCAATCCCAGTGAAGCAAAAAGGCTGATTCGAGAAGGGGGCTACGAAGGTCTCGAACTCCCGATCCACACCTTGGAAGGAGGAAGCTATCGTTTTGAAAATTCCATTATCCGGCAATGGAATCGAATCGGAATTAAAGCTTCAGTTCGCACATGGAAAGACCAAACCGAAATGAATGAAGCGTTAAATTCCGGTGAATTTGTAATGTCATTCACCGGCTACGTTTGCACAAGTGGTGATGCCGGTGAACTACTCACTTTCGGGTTGCATACAAGAACCGATCCGGGAAGTTATGGAAAAGGAAATTACGGCCACTACAGCAACGCTGAAGTGGACAGAATTATTCAAGAGAACCTCCGGGTACTGGATGTAAAAACACGCCTGGAAATGATCCAGCGCGTGATGAGAATTGTGAATTCGGAGATCCCTAACGTTCCGATCCTTGTTTACGATGATGCGTATGTCGTGTCAAAAAGGATTCAATGGACGCCGCCTGTCAGCGGCGAACTCATCATACGCACCATTCGATATAGATCGTCTTCCAGTTGA
- a CDS encoding tetratricopeptide repeat protein produces MADQKEDKVYDVKPDESREPNLMDTMSPDRVEKFIMGELTLGQLYGITIEEAYSIAEMGYTMMEQGRLKDAQTVFQGLVISNPYDGYFHAVLGAIYQKLGIVDGAIEEYTLALGLDPGNVEAYVNRGELMIAKGNFAQAAADFKKAIDLDPDGENPVANRARALASIVAAALSSAISQK; encoded by the coding sequence ATGGCGGATCAGAAAGAAGACAAGGTGTATGACGTGAAACCTGATGAATCACGGGAACCAAACTTGATGGATACAATGTCACCGGACCGCGTTGAAAAGTTTATTATGGGCGAGCTTACCCTCGGCCAGCTTTACGGCATCACGATCGAGGAAGCTTACAGCATTGCTGAAATGGGCTACACGATGATGGAACAGGGACGCTTAAAGGATGCGCAGACCGTGTTTCAAGGACTTGTCATCAGCAATCCATATGATGGATATTTTCATGCGGTGCTTGGCGCGATCTACCAGAAACTGGGGATCGTGGATGGAGCGATTGAAGAATACACACTGGCTCTTGGTTTGGATCCTGGAAATGTTGAAGCGTATGTGAATCGTGGCGAGCTTATGATCGCAAAAGGAAATTTCGCGCAAGCAGCCGCCGATTTCAAGAAAGCAATCGATCTGGATCCGGATGGAGAGAACCCTGTGGCAAACCGGGCGCGTGCTCTGGCATCTATCGTTGCCGCAGCACTGAGCAGCGCTATTTCGCAGAAATAA
- a CDS encoding 50S ribosomal protein L11 methyltransferase yields the protein MKGASYEQLWIHRLMLSDLVRGEAYRRAIEHVVTPDSIVLDMGAGSGILSFFAAVAGAKKVYAVERTAIARVTRELAKKNGLSDRVEIIQSDILDVQLPGKVDVLVSEWLGPFGVDENLLYPLLATRDRWLKADGKMLPERVTAWMAPAYDPVLDSDMFFWQSRPYGFNLQPIADHSANELRYSQQHLGPENLLAEPKPMWSTDLYTFVPQDAKLPFRGSQSFVCRRESLLNGVVVWFDAEFAGGILLSCGPGAPRNHWGSTVCPLERVVQTKPGTEIRIDFACEVDDTPGRSFSNWSVWIDGKLVESHNTRDSIH from the coding sequence ATGAAAGGTGCTTCATACGAACAACTCTGGATCCACCGATTGATGCTGAGCGATCTGGTGCGTGGCGAGGCGTACCGCAGAGCAATTGAGCATGTAGTGACTCCAGATTCCATTGTGCTGGATATGGGCGCCGGAAGCGGAATATTAAGTTTTTTTGCAGCAGTTGCGGGCGCAAAAAAGGTCTATGCAGTGGAACGCACAGCCATTGCCAGAGTCACCCGTGAACTGGCAAAAAAAAATGGTCTATCCGATCGAGTGGAAATCATCCAATCCGATATTCTGGACGTTCAGTTACCGGGAAAAGTCGATGTTCTTGTGTCCGAATGGCTTGGACCGTTTGGTGTTGATGAAAACCTCCTGTATCCTTTGCTTGCGACACGAGACCGCTGGTTGAAAGCGGACGGCAAAATGCTTCCCGAGCGTGTAACGGCATGGATGGCTCCCGCTTATGATCCCGTTTTGGACAGCGATATGTTCTTCTGGCAAAGCCGGCCATATGGATTCAATCTCCAACCGATCGCTGATCATTCGGCAAATGAACTACGATACAGCCAGCAACATCTTGGTCCGGAAAACCTGCTGGCCGAACCAAAACCGATGTGGAGCACGGACCTTTACACTTTTGTACCTCAAGATGCGAAACTCCCCTTTCGCGGCTCTCAGTCTTTTGTGTGCAGAAGGGAGAGTCTCCTGAATGGTGTTGTGGTTTGGTTCGATGCTGAATTTGCGGGAGGAATTCTGCTCTCCTGTGGTCCGGGCGCTCCCAGAAATCACTGGGGAAGCACGGTATGCCCGCTAGAACGAGTTGTCCAAACGAAACCTGGAACTGAGATTCGCATCGATTTTGCCTGCGAAGTGGATGATACTCCCGGGCGTTCCTTCAGCAATTGGTCTGTTTGGATTGATGGTAAGTTGGTCGAGAGCCACAATACCCGGGATTCGATTCATTGA
- the ftcD gene encoding glutamate formimidoyltransferase — protein sequence MKLNKIIESVPNISEAKRTDVLQRILQEIQDVPDTRVLDVKPDLDHNRTVISLAGSPEGLRAQILKLYEVCLREIDLRQHYGEHPRAGAVDVTPFIPIKNVRMDECVLLAKELGREVAQRFEIPVYFYEFAASSEARKDLSNIRKGEFEGFPEKIQKAEWKPDVGPFQVHPSFGITVIGARMPLIAFNVNLGTSDIQIANKIAKAVRHSSGGLRFVKAMGVMLQDRNTAQVSMNLTDYKKTPVYRAVEMVRREAARYGVNVVGTELIGLIPAEALYETADYYLQMENFNPSQILENKLMEE from the coding sequence ATGAAATTAAACAAAATCATCGAATCCGTGCCGAACATAAGCGAAGCAAAGAGAACGGATGTTCTGCAAAGAATTTTGCAGGAGATCCAGGATGTTCCTGATACGCGCGTTCTGGATGTGAAGCCGGATCTCGACCACAATCGCACTGTCATCAGCCTTGCGGGTTCTCCTGAAGGCTTGAGGGCGCAAATATTGAAACTCTACGAAGTGTGTCTCCGTGAAATCGATTTACGGCAACATTATGGAGAACATCCGCGGGCCGGAGCCGTGGATGTTACGCCATTTATTCCCATTAAGAACGTGAGAATGGACGAATGCGTATTGCTGGCAAAGGAGCTGGGAAGAGAGGTCGCTCAACGTTTCGAAATTCCGGTTTACTTTTATGAGTTCGCGGCTTCCAGCGAAGCGCGAAAAGATCTTTCAAATATTCGTAAAGGAGAATTCGAAGGGTTTCCTGAAAAAATTCAAAAAGCCGAGTGGAAGCCGGATGTGGGACCATTCCAGGTTCATCCTTCTTTTGGTATTACGGTGATTGGCGCGCGGATGCCTTTGATCGCTTTCAACGTGAATCTCGGGACATCCGATATTCAGATTGCAAACAAGATTGCAAAAGCCGTGCGCCATTCAAGCGGCGGATTGCGATTTGTGAAAGCGATGGGTGTCATGCTGCAGGATCGCAACACCGCGCAGGTTTCGATGAATTTGACTGACTACAAGAAAACACCGGTCTACCGGGCCGTGGAAATGGTGCGTCGTGAAGCGGCGCGTTACGGAGTGAATGTGGTCGGAACCGAATTGATCGGATTGATTCCGGCTGAGGCGCTTTACGAGACCGCTGATTATTATTTGCAGATGGAGAATTTCAACCCATCACAAATTCTGGAAAACAAGTTAATGGAAGAATGA
- a CDS encoding GntR family transcriptional regulator: MFQVRTGSGEPIYEQLIRQVKHAITTGVLKSGDQLPPVRELAVRLVINPNTVARAYRELEQIGLVESNTRRGTIVKFTPSGMLVAERRKRLQPFIDQLLAEAHVLNFTNQELFELVQDALKRYRKGKE, encoded by the coding sequence ATGTTTCAGGTTCGGACCGGTTCAGGGGAGCCAATTTACGAGCAGTTGATAAGGCAGGTCAAACACGCCATCACGACAGGCGTTTTGAAATCCGGCGATCAGCTACCGCCTGTTCGTGAACTCGCGGTGCGTCTTGTGATCAACCCGAATACGGTTGCCCGCGCTTATCGAGAACTGGAACAGATTGGGCTTGTCGAAAGTAACACAAGGAGAGGCACGATTGTGAAATTCACACCATCCGGGATGCTCGTTGCAGAAAGAAGAAAGCGACTGCAACCTTTCATTGATCAGCTCCTGGCGGAAGCGCATGTTCTGAATTTCACGAATCAGGAGCTATTCGAATTGGTCCAAGATGCCTTGAAAAGGTATAGAAAAGGAAAGGAGTAA
- a CDS encoding acyl-CoA dehydrogenase family protein, with translation MEELLTQEQRDLKYRAREVAEKYVRPQAAQLDRDGKYPWEIMEKIGEYGLMGVWVPKEFGGGGGGVMELCLVVEELSKACGGVGVAYAVNALGSFPIMIGGNDEQKNTFLRDVATGKKYIAFCLSEKESGSDAGSLKTSAVREGDVYIIHGDKKWTTNANAAELYTVFANLNPDKGMRGISAFLVEKGHPGFTIGKEEDKMGIRCVPVHETHFNNCRIPAKQMLGKEGMGFMVAMATLDRARPGVAAQALGLAQGALDLALDWASKRKQFGQNLISFQAIQFMLADHATEIEAARQLVYASARAVDQGVKGFSKLSAMGKLFASDVAMKVTTDAVQIFGGYGYCRDYPIEKYMRDAKITQIYEGTNQIQRLVIARTLIKELASKSES, from the coding sequence ATGGAAGAACTTTTAACGCAGGAACAGCGCGACTTGAAGTATCGCGCGCGCGAAGTCGCTGAAAAATACGTGCGGCCGCAGGCCGCGCAACTCGATCGCGATGGAAAATATCCGTGGGAAATCATGGAAAAGATCGGTGAATACGGGTTGATGGGCGTGTGGGTTCCCAAAGAATTCGGCGGTGGTGGGGGTGGAGTCATGGAACTCTGCCTGGTTGTGGAGGAACTCAGCAAAGCATGCGGCGGCGTAGGAGTTGCGTATGCTGTGAATGCGTTGGGATCTTTTCCCATCATGATCGGAGGAAATGACGAACAAAAGAACACTTTTCTCCGTGATGTAGCTACCGGCAAGAAATACATCGCATTCTGTTTATCCGAAAAAGAATCAGGTAGCGATGCGGGAAGTTTGAAAACTTCAGCTGTTCGTGAAGGTGATGTCTACATTATTCATGGCGACAAAAAATGGACGACTAATGCAAATGCCGCGGAACTCTATACGGTGTTTGCAAACTTAAATCCAGACAAGGGAATGAGAGGGATCTCGGCATTCCTTGTGGAAAAGGGACATCCCGGATTCACGATCGGCAAGGAAGAAGACAAGATGGGAATTCGTTGCGTGCCGGTTCATGAAACGCATTTTAACAATTGCCGGATTCCTGCCAAGCAAATGTTAGGCAAAGAAGGGATGGGCTTCATGGTTGCAATGGCGACTCTGGATCGCGCGCGGCCTGGTGTTGCAGCGCAAGCTCTAGGGCTGGCTCAGGGAGCGCTTGATCTTGCACTGGATTGGGCATCGAAACGGAAACAATTCGGTCAAAACTTGATCAGCTTTCAAGCGATTCAGTTCATGCTGGCCGATCATGCCACGGAGATCGAGGCAGCGCGGCAGCTTGTTTACGCTTCCGCAAGGGCCGTCGATCAAGGCGTTAAAGGTTTTTCCAAACTCTCCGCGATGGGAAAGCTCTTTGCGAGCGATGTAGCAATGAAAGTCACCACCGATGCGGTTCAGATCTTCGGAGGCTACGGTTATTGCAGAGACTATCCGATTGAAAAATACATGCGGGATGCAAAGATCACTCAGATCTACGAAGGGACAAATCAGATTCAACGTCTTGTGATTGCGCGAACGTTGATTAAAGAGTTGGCCAGTAAGAGTGAAAGTTAG
- a CDS encoding ABC transporter ATP-binding protein, translated as MDLIRTNDLTKEFATLTAVSHLNWSVPEGSLCGFLGPNGAGKTTTLKMLLGMTHPTSGSAQVLGFDIQAQSLSIREKSAFVSEDKILYDNMTAGKFIRYYSSFYPDWSEKWMDEMLRVWQLPLEQKILHLSKGTRAKLWMAVSMARKPRILFLDEPTEGLDPVSQEDILELLTHWLSQGQRSAVIASHRLEEIERVCDRVAIINRGELLLNEDLEEMRSNWKTIEVMGDFSIDPHEEGILNVTRSGLVSRIVSSRFPVLKEKLKKNNLTPLHVYDMNLREIYLSAIRQGGIDYGSLEDLV; from the coding sequence ATGGACTTGATTCGCACGAATGATTTGACAAAGGAATTCGCGACCCTTACAGCGGTCAGCCATTTAAACTGGTCTGTCCCGGAAGGTTCCCTGTGCGGCTTTCTTGGACCAAATGGTGCGGGAAAAACGACCACTCTGAAAATGCTACTAGGAATGACTCATCCAACATCGGGATCAGCTCAAGTCCTCGGTTTCGATATACAAGCTCAATCACTTTCTATCCGAGAAAAGTCAGCGTTTGTTTCGGAAGACAAAATTCTATATGACAACATGACCGCCGGAAAATTCATTCGCTACTATTCGAGCTTCTATCCAGACTGGTCCGAAAAATGGATGGATGAAATGCTGCGCGTCTGGCAATTGCCGCTTGAACAAAAAATCCTGCATCTTTCCAAAGGTACGCGCGCGAAACTCTGGATGGCTGTTTCCATGGCACGGAAACCTCGCATTCTTTTTCTGGATGAGCCAACAGAGGGACTCGATCCTGTCAGCCAGGAAGACATTTTGGAATTGCTGACGCACTGGCTTAGCCAGGGACAGAGAAGCGCCGTGATAGCTTCGCACCGGCTTGAAGAAATCGAACGAGTTTGTGATCGTGTAGCAATCATCAATCGCGGAGAACTATTGCTTAACGAGGATCTGGAAGAGATGAGAAGTAACTGGAAAACGATCGAGGTCATGGGTGATTTTTCGATCGATCCGCACGAGGAAGGTATTCTGAATGTCACCCGCTCCGGTCTTGTTTCACGAATCGTATCGAGCCGCTTTCCTGTTTTGAAGGAAAAGTTGAAGAAAAATAATCTGACGCCACTGCATGTTTACGATATGAATCTGCGGGAAATCTATTTGTCTGCAATTCGTCAAGGAGGGATTGATTATGGTTCTCTGGAAGACCTGGTTTGA
- a CDS encoding RidA family protein — MNRFQFFLVFVLILTGSLFVYSQKSEPQRFINIPEHNAQLPFSDGVLAGDTLYLAGRLGLDPKTGKVPEQVEAEVRLILDGMKATLKAAGMSMDDLVYVQVFSPHLDLYDSFNAVYRTYFSKDFPARAFIGSGPLLRNARFEVVGIAVRR; from the coding sequence ATGAATCGATTTCAGTTCTTTCTCGTTTTTGTTCTGATTCTGACAGGGAGCCTGTTTGTCTATTCTCAAAAATCGGAACCGCAGCGTTTCATTAATATTCCGGAGCACAACGCCCAGCTTCCCTTCAGCGACGGAGTGCTTGCTGGAGACACCCTTTATCTCGCAGGACGTCTCGGACTGGATCCAAAAACAGGGAAAGTTCCGGAGCAGGTGGAAGCGGAAGTGCGTTTGATCCTGGACGGAATGAAAGCCACTTTAAAGGCGGCGGGAATGTCCATGGATGATCTGGTGTATGTTCAAGTATTCAGTCCCCATCTAGATCTTTACGATTCGTTTAACGCGGTTTACCGGACTTATTTTTCGAAAGACTTCCCGGCGCGGGCTTTCATCGGATCCGGTCCATTGTTGAGGAATGCGCGTTTCGAAGTGGTGGGAATTGCAGTAAGGCGTTAG
- a CDS encoding tetratricopeptide repeat protein, with the protein MAENTEIEERVEKWLSGKLTTAEVYDLTPGLTKALAEHGYLLYEEGKYDSARVIFEALAVVNGSDPNIQKMLGSIYQIHNKWDASYYHYTQALKSAPNDIFVIVNRGETLIHMQRPREAAEDLKRAIQLDPDGKNPVGRRARVLFTNLSNVQRWAPPRK; encoded by the coding sequence ATGGCGGAAAACACTGAGATTGAAGAGCGCGTAGAAAAATGGCTTAGCGGAAAACTCACCACCGCTGAAGTTTATGACCTCACGCCGGGATTAACGAAAGCGCTCGCCGAACACGGCTACCTCCTTTATGAAGAAGGGAAATACGATTCTGCAAGAGTGATCTTTGAAGCCCTTGCGGTGGTGAATGGCTCTGATCCCAACATTCAAAAGATGCTCGGATCCATCTATCAAATTCATAATAAATGGGATGCCTCTTATTATCATTACACTCAGGCTCTAAAGTCCGCGCCGAATGACATCTTTGTAATCGTGAATCGTGGCGAAACCTTGATCCACATGCAAAGGCCACGCGAGGCCGCGGAAGATTTAAAGCGCGCGATTCAGCTGGATCCTGATGGCAAAAACCCGGTCGGACGTCGCGCCCGAGTTCTGTTTACAAACCTCAGCAATGTTCAACGCTGGGCACCTCCACGAAAATAA
- a CDS encoding DUF1203 domain-containing protein — protein MKSTNFLISGLPLEAFSNLFELDDAGLAAVNARRCIADSKPGFPCRVSLEDAEIGESIILLTYEHHAVDGPYRGTGPVYVRQSAKQAQLKVNELPDVVKRRLISVRAYNSQSLMVASEVVEGSNLEEQIDRFFSDEQIQYLHLHNAKPGCFSCRVDRAAKE, from the coding sequence ATGAAGTCCACAAATTTTTTAATTTCAGGTTTGCCGCTGGAAGCCTTTTCTAATCTATTCGAGCTGGATGATGCCGGACTGGCTGCTGTGAACGCGCGAAGATGCATCGCCGATTCGAAACCGGGTTTCCCCTGTCGTGTCAGTCTCGAAGATGCGGAGATTGGAGAATCTATCATTTTATTGACGTACGAACATCACGCTGTCGACGGTCCGTACCGCGGAACGGGTCCTGTCTACGTTCGACAAAGCGCAAAACAGGCTCAATTGAAAGTGAATGAATTACCCGATGTGGTGAAACGCCGGCTCATTTCGGTGAGAGCTTACAATTCTCAATCCTTAATGGTGGCATCGGAAGTTGTGGAAGGGAGCAATTTGGAAGAGCAAATAGACCGATTTTTTTCGGATGAGCAGATTCAGTACTTGCACCTGCACAACGCGAAACCGGGATGCTTTAGCTGCAGAGTCGACCGCGCCGCTAAAGAATAA
- a CDS encoding tetratricopeptide repeat protein has protein sequence MPEIFEVQPDESREPNLMDTFSPDRVEKFIMGELTLGQLYGITIEEAYSVAELGYTFMEQGRLNEAQTVFQGLVIGNPYDAYFHTVLGSIYQKQENVDGAIEEYSIAIGLDPANMEAYVNRGELLIRKGNFQLAAADFKNALELDPDGNSPSANRARALSSVTAAALSAALSSAK, from the coding sequence ATGCCAGAGATATTTGAAGTACAACCAGACGAATCCAGAGAACCAAATTTGATGGATACCTTCTCGCCGGATCGTGTTGAAAAATTCATCATGGGTGAATTGACACTCGGTCAACTCTATGGGATTACGATTGAGGAAGCCTATAGCGTTGCTGAACTCGGCTACACTTTCATGGAACAAGGAAGGTTGAACGAAGCACAAACCGTTTTTCAAGGACTTGTGATCGGCAACCCTTACGATGCCTACTTCCATACGGTGTTGGGATCCATTTACCAGAAACAGGAAAATGTTGATGGCGCAATCGAAGAATACAGCATCGCCATCGGGTTAGATCCTGCCAACATGGAGGCTTACGTAAATCGGGGAGAGCTTCTGATTCGTAAAGGAAATTTCCAGCTAGCTGCTGCGGATTTCAAGAACGCGTTGGAACTCGATCCTGATGGAAACAGTCCATCGGCGAATCGTGCTAGAGCACTGTCCAGTGTAACAGCTGCGGCGCTCTCTGCGGCGTTGTCCTCTGCCAAATAA
- a CDS encoding lipid-binding SYLF domain-containing protein: MKTQFLALLLILCLVVPVFGSKRDQIERLRNSTEVLQEILDIPEGIPQDLLEDAECVVIIPSMKKAAFGIGGNYGKGCILCRTEAGWTPPVMASIKGGSWGLQVGGSATDLLLLIMNRKGIQKLLESKFTIGVDGSAAAGPKGRTAAAATDAKMRAEILCYARSRGLFAGVSISGSVLKPDRGDNEDLYGRRVNEKKLLTEGGPVPASARALVGLLNKYPRD, encoded by the coding sequence ATGAAAACTCAATTTCTGGCTTTATTGTTGATTCTTTGCCTTGTGGTTCCGGTCTTTGGATCCAAAAGGGACCAGATCGAACGGCTTCGGAACTCCACAGAAGTATTGCAGGAAATTCTGGATATCCCGGAAGGGATTCCACAGGACCTTCTCGAAGACGCGGAATGTGTTGTGATTATTCCCTCAATGAAAAAGGCCGCTTTTGGAATCGGTGGTAACTACGGCAAAGGCTGTATCCTATGCCGGACGGAAGCCGGCTGGACTCCTCCTGTGATGGCTTCCATTAAAGGAGGAAGCTGGGGATTGCAGGTTGGAGGTTCTGCGACCGATCTTCTTCTGTTGATCATGAACAGGAAAGGAATTCAGAAGTTGTTAGAGAGCAAATTCACGATCGGTGTGGATGGTTCTGCGGCTGCGGGTCCGAAAGGACGCACCGCCGCAGCGGCAACAGATGCGAAAATGAGAGCCGAGATTCTCTGTTATGCCAGAAGCCGCGGATTGTTTGCCGGAGTTTCCATTTCCGGATCCGTATTGAAACCGGATCGCGGAGACAACGAAGACCTCTACGGTCGCAGAGTGAATGAAAAGAAATTATTGACGGAAGGTGGCCCGGTTCCAGCATCTGCCAGGGCTTTGGTTGGCCTGCTGAATAAGTATCCGCGCGATTAA